Proteins from one Clostridium cellulovorans 743B genomic window:
- a CDS encoding sugar ABC transporter substrate-binding protein, translating into MKKRIIAIISVVLITGSIFAGCGQKAETKGDSSSNSKTLYFVPIVDTGAYWSPMKKAAQDEANALGYDLVFKTSPSNESQKNEKHLGFLDEAIQNDAAGIAVSPMDPDMFDKKVKEIKDEDIPVVTFDADVKTKDNRTAYVGTDNKLAGEELGKQAGEYLKSKGIKTGKIALAAVNLTQTTMTYRQEGIKKGFEKAMGSDAANFTWLEPIQDNDQAAESKKQLEGQITANQDMVAVFSLGSEGPDTGVMEAIKSQNKAGKIYHFGFDYTPTWENGVESGLITGIVDQDSYAIGKTVIDVLDKQIKGEKIDDNYPVPVKWIPADQIVEYGKEKQKQFTTETK; encoded by the coding sequence ATGAAAAAAAGAATTATTGCAATTATCTCAGTTGTGTTAATAACAGGAAGTATATTTGCAGGATGTGGGCAAAAGGCGGAAACAAAAGGAGATTCATCAAGTAATAGCAAAACACTTTATTTTGTGCCAATAGTTGATACAGGAGCATATTGGTCGCCAATGAAAAAAGCAGCTCAAGATGAAGCTAATGCGTTAGGCTATGATTTAGTATTCAAAACTTCACCTTCAAATGAGTCTCAAAAGAATGAAAAGCATTTAGGTTTCTTAGATGAAGCTATACAAAATGATGCTGCAGGAATAGCAGTTTCACCAATGGATCCAGATATGTTTGATAAGAAGGTTAAAGAAATAAAAGATGAAGATATTCCAGTTGTAACTTTTGATGCTGATGTAAAAACCAAGGATAATAGAACTGCTTATGTAGGAACTGATAATAAATTGGCAGGAGAAGAACTTGGTAAACAAGCAGGTGAATATTTAAAATCTAAAGGAATTAAAACAGGTAAAATTGCTTTAGCTGCAGTAAATTTAACTCAAACTACTATGACTTATAGACAAGAAGGTATAAAGAAAGGCTTTGAAAAAGCTATGGGCAGTGATGCTGCTAACTTTACATGGTTAGAACCAATACAAGATAATGATCAAGCAGCAGAGTCTAAAAAGCAATTAGAAGGACAAATTACTGCAAATCAAGATATGGTTGCTGTATTCTCATTAGGATCTGAAGGTCCTGATACAGGTGTAATGGAAGCTATTAAATCTCAAAACAAAGCTGGTAAAATATATCATTTTGGTTTTGACTATACTCCAACATGGGAAAATGGTGTAGAAAGTGGGTTAATTACAGGTATAGTTGACCAAGATTCTTATGCTATCGGTAAGACTGTAATCGATGTATTAGATAAGCAGATCAAAGGGGAGAAAATTGACGACAACTACCCAGTACCAGTAAAATGGATACCAGCAGATCAAATAGTTGAGTACGGAAAAGAAAAGCAAAAACAGTTTACAACTGAAACAAAATAA
- a CDS encoding ABC transporter permease codes for MNQNIDNKSNVFVKKSKKLFVENLNKLNPKELFMKYSIFLVLIVLIVVFSGLSPKFLGSANIGNFLRQIPTVGIFTVAITMIMITGGVDLSIGAIAAFSGTIAAYMSVQGFNPVIVIAACLAIGALWGMFNGALISKFKLEPFILTLGTSYLIRGLILFLTNGIYIKGVPDWFYNISNTTIGTKLVHSNTVIFILIVILMAFVMKNTRFGRYCYAVGSNKEAARLSGINVNKHFIKVFALEGSLAALAGLLLMSNLNVGAPSEASGIDLFAMAAAIIGGAQFGGGIGTIGGAIVGILTIQVFQSGLAIMGVNTFIQQAVTGGIIAVAVIVDFYRKNSTLKIKI; via the coding sequence ATGAATCAAAATATAGATAATAAATCAAATGTATTTGTTAAAAAATCAAAAAAATTGTTCGTTGAAAATTTAAATAAATTAAATCCTAAAGAATTATTTATGAAGTACTCAATTTTCTTAGTGCTTATTGTTTTAATAGTAGTCTTTTCAGGACTTAGCCCTAAATTTTTAGGTAGTGCAAATATAGGTAACTTTTTAAGACAAATACCTACTGTTGGAATTTTCACGGTTGCTATTACAATGATTATGATTACTGGAGGAGTTGACCTTTCTATCGGAGCAATAGCAGCTTTTTCAGGAACAATAGCAGCTTATATGTCTGTACAAGGATTTAATCCAGTTATTGTTATAGCAGCATGTTTAGCAATAGGTGCTTTATGGGGTATGTTTAATGGAGCATTAATTTCAAAGTTTAAATTAGAACCATTTATACTTACCTTGGGTACAAGCTATCTTATAAGAGGATTAATATTATTCCTTACAAATGGAATTTATATTAAAGGGGTTCCAGATTGGTTTTATAATATTTCAAACACAACTATTGGAACAAAGTTAGTACATTCTAACACCGTAATATTTATTTTAATAGTTATACTAATGGCATTTGTGATGAAAAACACAAGATTTGGACGTTATTGTTATGCTGTAGGTTCAAATAAAGAAGCAGCAAGATTATCTGGAATAAATGTAAATAAACACTTTATAAAAGTATTTGCGCTAGAAGGAAGTTTAGCTGCACTTGCAGGTCTATTATTGATGTCGAACTTAAATGTTGGAGCGCCAAGTGAAGCAAGTGGTATAGATTTATTTGCTATGGCTGCGGCAATTATTGGAGGAGCACAGTTCGGGGGCGGCATAGGTACTATAGGCGGAGCTATAGTAGGTATACTTACAATACAAGTTTTCCAAAGTGGACTTGCCATTATGGGTGTAAATACATTTATACAACAAGCTGTTACTGGAGGAATTATAGCAGTTGCTGTAATTGTAGATTTTTACAGGAAGAACAGCACATTAAAGATAAAAATTTAA
- a CDS encoding sugar ABC transporter ATP-binding protein: MSKVFLKMENIHKKFPGVYALKGAGLEVRKGEVHGLLGENGAGKSTLMKILGGVHKQDEGKIYVEDKECGFINPSKAAELGIGFVHQELNLSEALTVAENVFMGRLPYKNKALGIVDYKKLYSDTDIIIKRLGIDIKPTDLISDLETAKKQMVEIAKTISLNANIIIFDEPTTSLSNKDVASLFEVINHLKSQGVAVIYISHRLKEIFEICDRATVLRDGTLIGSCNIKEISQEVLINMMVGRELKNLFPKEFFKPGEVVLEINGLGDVSGRIKDINIKARKGEILGFAGLVGSGRTEVMRLIFGADKIGKGEIKVNGKKVKIKSPEDAISNGICLLTEDRKKQGLSLVMSVNDNINITNLNNSLLNHKVLKETGDKFREALLIKTANLDVMAGTLSGGNQQKIVLAKWLNTNSEVFIFDEPTKGIDVGAKAEIYHIMNDLIRKNKVVIMISSELPELLGMSDRIYVMCEGRITGELNRQEASQEKIMALATVGGAN; this comes from the coding sequence GTGAGTAAAGTGTTCTTAAAGATGGAAAATATACACAAGAAATTTCCAGGGGTTTATGCATTAAAAGGTGCAGGGTTAGAAGTTAGAAAAGGAGAGGTGCATGGACTTTTAGGTGAAAATGGTGCAGGAAAATCAACTTTAATGAAAATACTTGGAGGAGTTCATAAACAAGACGAAGGAAAAATTTACGTTGAAGATAAGGAATGTGGCTTCATTAATCCGAGTAAGGCTGCAGAACTAGGAATTGGATTTGTTCATCAGGAATTAAATTTATCAGAAGCTTTAACTGTTGCAGAGAATGTGTTTATGGGTAGGTTACCATATAAAAACAAAGCATTGGGAATTGTTGATTACAAAAAATTATATTCCGACACGGATATAATAATCAAGAGATTAGGGATAGATATTAAACCTACAGATTTAATTTCAGATTTAGAGACAGCCAAAAAACAAATGGTTGAGATTGCTAAAACAATAAGTTTGAATGCGAATATAATTATTTTCGATGAACCAACAACGTCACTCTCAAATAAAGATGTTGCTAGTTTGTTTGAGGTTATAAATCACCTGAAATCTCAAGGGGTAGCAGTTATTTATATATCCCATAGATTGAAAGAAATTTTTGAAATTTGTGATAGAGCAACAGTTTTAAGAGACGGTACTCTTATTGGTAGCTGCAATATTAAGGAGATAAGTCAAGAAGTGCTGATAAATATGATGGTTGGGAGGGAATTAAAAAATTTATTTCCGAAGGAGTTCTTTAAACCAGGAGAAGTAGTTTTGGAAATAAATGGTTTAGGTGATGTCAGTGGAAGAATTAAAGATATTAATATTAAAGCAAGGAAAGGGGAGATTTTAGGATTTGCTGGGCTAGTCGGATCAGGTAGAACGGAGGTTATGAGGTTAATCTTTGGAGCTGATAAGATTGGTAAGGGAGAAATAAAAGTAAATGGCAAAAAGGTAAAAATAAAATCTCCAGAAGATGCAATAAGCAATGGTATATGTCTTTTAACAGAAGATAGAAAAAAACAAGGTTTATCTTTGGTTATGAGTGTAAATGATAATATCAACATTACCAATTTAAACAACTCTTTATTAAATCACAAAGTTTTAAAAGAAACTGGAGATAAATTTAGGGAAGCTTTACTTATTAAGACAGCTAATCTTGATGTTATGGCTGGAACTCTTTCCGGAGGAAATCAGCAAAAAATAGTATTAGCTAAATGGTTAAACACAAATTCAGAGGTGTTTATTTTTGATGAACCTACTAAGGGGATAGATGTAGGGGCCAAAGCTGAAATATATCATATCATGAACGATTTGATAAGAAAAAATAAAGTTGTAATTATGATATCCTCAGAACTTCCTGAACTTTTAGGTATGTCTGACAGAATATATGTTATGTGTGAAGGTAGGATAACAGGAGAACTTAATAGACAAGAAGCTAGCCAAGAAAAAATAATGGCATTAGCTACTGTTGGAGGTGCTAATTAA
- a CDS encoding X2-like carbohydrate binding domain-containing protein, producing MNKYCLKVMKCLFVSVFAMLLFTLIPTNQVFAAVDETHPGYRVEGRFLYDNTGEKVILYGLNKMVIWLDKDGDPSFKEIAKTGANSVRIVWTMDGTAAELDTAISNCRAEHMIPIVELHDATGEMSKLPSLINYWIKPEVVNVIKKHQEYLLVNIGNEVGNGNVTEADFKINYETSVKQMRAAGIHVPLIIDAPTWGQNINVLQACGPYLTSVDPDKNLMYSVHMWWPYMYGHTDQEVVNEIAESVNMNLPLIVGEFGNQWEATESGKIPYKLIMEQCYKNQVGYLAWEWGPGNNPQTFLDMTTDGTFATLRDWGLEVAITDTYSVKNIAKRPASILGNLLPELPKEPLPAGNLAAGKTATASSAESTTYSASNVTDGDFGTRWASSASDPNWVYIDLGEKKEINRVIIKWEAAYATQYKIQVSDDANTWTDIYTSYSGKGQTEDISLTGSGRYVRVYGMARYNYSWPYSIFEIGIYGPESAQSASISPTVAVFDKNIEKQADLTITLSPQSNTLAAIKNGTATLVAGTDYIVSGNTLVIKKSYLASQATGTIKLTLDYNNGVDPIFTVAIGDTTPVGGPTPTIIYGDVNGDKVVNAIDFALLKKYLLGLSTLSEDTLKKVDLNQDSKVNAIDLAIFKQYILGTVTSLPVVK from the coding sequence ATGAACAAATATTGCTTAAAAGTAATGAAATGTTTATTTGTATCAGTGTTTGCAATGCTATTATTTACGCTGATACCGACTAATCAAGTTTTTGCAGCAGTGGATGAAACTCATCCAGGATATAGAGTTGAAGGAAGATTTCTATATGATAATACGGGGGAAAAGGTAATCCTTTATGGATTAAATAAAATGGTCATTTGGTTAGATAAAGATGGTGACCCATCTTTTAAGGAAATAGCTAAAACTGGAGCAAACTCTGTTAGAATTGTTTGGACTATGGATGGAACAGCAGCAGAACTTGATACTGCTATTAGTAATTGCCGTGCAGAGCATATGATTCCTATAGTTGAACTTCATGATGCAACTGGTGAAATGTCAAAGTTACCAAGCCTTATAAACTACTGGATAAAACCAGAAGTAGTAAATGTAATCAAGAAACACCAAGAATACCTATTAGTCAACATCGGTAACGAAGTTGGTAATGGTAATGTAACAGAAGCTGATTTCAAAATTAACTATGAAACATCAGTAAAGCAAATGAGAGCAGCTGGCATACATGTACCTTTAATCATTGATGCACCTACTTGGGGTCAAAATATAAACGTGCTTCAAGCCTGTGGACCATATTTAACCTCTGTTGACCCTGACAAAAACCTTATGTATTCAGTGCATATGTGGTGGCCATATATGTATGGACATACAGATCAAGAAGTAGTAAATGAAATTGCAGAATCAGTAAATATGAATTTACCTTTAATAGTTGGAGAATTCGGTAATCAGTGGGAAGCTACAGAGTCTGGTAAGATCCCATATAAACTTATAATGGAACAATGTTATAAAAATCAAGTAGGCTATTTAGCATGGGAATGGGGTCCTGGTAACAACCCTCAAACATTCTTAGATATGACTACAGATGGAACTTTTGCTACCCTAAGAGATTGGGGACTAGAAGTTGCTATAACAGATACATATAGTGTTAAGAATATTGCAAAAAGACCTGCATCAATTTTAGGAAATCTTCTTCCAGAATTACCAAAAGAACCGTTACCGGCTGGAAATTTAGCTGCTGGTAAAACAGCAACTGCTTCATCTGCAGAATCTACAACATATAGCGCAAGCAATGTTACTGATGGCGATTTTGGTACAAGATGGGCATCAAGTGCTTCTGATCCAAACTGGGTTTATATAGATCTTGGTGAAAAGAAAGAAATAAATAGAGTAATAATAAAATGGGAAGCTGCATATGCAACTCAATATAAGATACAAGTTTCTGATGATGCAAACACATGGACTGACATATATACTTCATACAGTGGAAAAGGACAAACTGAAGATATAAGTTTAACAGGTTCAGGCCGTTATGTAAGAGTCTATGGAATGGCAAGATATAACTATAGTTGGCCGTACTCAATTTTCGAAATTGGAATTTATGGTCCAGAATCAGCACAAAGTGCATCAATATCACCAACAGTAGCAGTTTTTGATAAAAATATTGAAAAACAAGCAGATCTTACTATTACTTTAAGCCCACAAAGTAATACTCTTGCTGCAATAAAGAATGGTACAGCTACATTAGTTGCTGGAACAGACTATATTGTAAGCGGTAATACTTTAGTAATTAAGAAAAGTTATTTAGCAAGCCAAGCTACAGGAACAATAAAGCTTACTCTTGATTATAACAACGGTGTTGATCCTATTTTCACTGTTGCAATAGGTGATACAACTCCAGTGGGCGGACCTACTCCAACTATTATCTACGGAGATGTTAACGGAGATAAAGTTGTTAATGCAATAGATTTTGCATTGCTTAAAAAATATCTTCTAGGTCTTTCTACTTTATCTGAGGACACTTTAAAGAAGGTAGATTTAAATCAAGATTCCAAAGTAAATGCAATAGATTTAGCTATCTTTAAGCAATATATATTGGGAACAGTTACAAGCCTACCAGTAGTTAAATAA